The following is a genomic window from Amycolatopsis sp. BJA-103.
GCCTGTGGACAACCGGGGTGTTGTGGATAACCCGGGCGCGATCCGGCCTCGCGGGACGAAAGCGTCGGCGGTCCGTGCTAGGCGCCCCGCAAGTACGTGAAGGCCCCCTTCAGTGCGCTAGACGCACTGAAGGGGGCCTTCACGTACTTGGGAAAGATCAGCCGGAGAACGGACCGTCCTCGGGCAGCCGGAGATCCGGTTTGTCGAGCTCCTCGACGTTGACGTCCTTGAACGTGATGACCCGGACGTGCTTGACGAACCTGGCCGGCCGGTACATGTCCCAGACCCACGCGTCGGACATGCGGACCTCGAAGTACACCTCACCGCCGCCGTCGCGCACCTGCACGTCGACGGCGTTGGCCAGATAGAACCGCCGCTCGGTCTCCACCACGTACGAGAACTGGCCGACTATGTCGCGATACTCGCGGTAAAGCGAGAGCTCCATCTCGGTCTCGTACTTCTCGAGATCCTCTGCGCTCATGAAATCCGCGCCCCTCCTCGCGATTCTGCTGATATTCCAGCGGCGGAGCGTTCATTGTTACCCACGTAAGGGCC
Proteins encoded in this region:
- a CDS encoding DUF2469 domain-containing protein; translation: MSAEDLEKYETEMELSLYREYRDIVGQFSYVVETERRFYLANAVDVQVRDGGGEVYFEVRMSDAWVWDMYRPARFVKHVRVITFKDVNVEELDKPDLRLPEDGPFSG